One Deefgea tanakiae genomic region harbors:
- a CDS encoding RlmE family RNA methyltransferase: protein MMARSNSSNVWLQEHVNDHYVQMAKKDGYRARAAYKLIEIDDKDKLLKQGMWVADLGAAPGSWCQVAAQKVGPSGRVFALDILEMDPIRGVEFVQGDFREDEVLAEFNSLLNGRQIDLVICDIAPNITGNADTDQARSMYLCELGLEFAREQLKPGGNFLVKVFQGYGFTEYMTAMRETFASVVTRKPKASRDRSPEVYLLGKQKKS from the coding sequence CTGATGGCTCGTTCTAATTCCAGTAATGTATGGCTACAAGAGCATGTTAATGATCATTACGTGCAGATGGCGAAAAAAGATGGCTATCGCGCAAGAGCTGCGTATAAGTTGATCGAAATTGACGATAAAGACAAATTATTAAAGCAAGGTATGTGGGTTGCTGACTTGGGTGCTGCACCTGGTAGTTGGTGCCAAGTGGCAGCCCAAAAAGTTGGCCCGAGCGGGCGTGTTTTTGCACTGGATATTTTGGAAATGGACCCGATCCGAGGGGTTGAGTTTGTACAAGGCGATTTTCGTGAAGACGAAGTGCTGGCTGAATTTAATAGCCTGCTTAACGGACGACAGATAGACCTTGTCATTTGCGATATTGCCCCCAATATAACGGGTAATGCCGATACTGATCAGGCGCGCAGTATGTATCTATGTGAGCTAGGCTTGGAATTTGCACGTGAACAGTTGAAACCAGGTGGCAATTTTTTGGTTAAAGTGTTCCAAGGATATGGTTTTACCGAGTATATGACGGCGATGCGGGAAACTTTTGCCTCCGTTGTGACTCGAAAACCTAAAGCATCGCGTGACCGTAGCCCAGAAGTTTATTTATTGGGTAAACAAAAAAAATCTTAA
- the glmM gene encoding phosphoglucosamine mutase has product MARKFFGTDGVRGLVGEYPITPEFAMKLGFAAGKVLAASKLRKNGEHAAVLIGKDTRVSGYMLEAALQAGFNAAGVDVYLTGPLPTPGIAYLTRALRLSAGVVISASHNPYHDNGIKFFGASGQKLPDDIEIAIEAAIEEVQPCVQSKQIGKSKRIDDAAGRYIEFCKSTFPSELDLRGLKLVVDCAHGATYHIAPHVFHELGAEVVSIGVNPNGFNINEEVGATHPETLRLKVLSEGANFGIALDGDGDRLIMVDRDGTIVDGDQLLYVLASHRQQKGNLGAGVVGTLMTNLGVENALKAKGIGFVRAKVGDRYVMEQLRAHEWLVGGEGSGHLLCLDKHSTGDGIISALQVLQALQESDQTLAGFCKDLTLSKQVLKNVRIAKGFDCHASEKISAVVKQAEVEMGIEGRVLLRPSGTEPVVRVMVEHTDPTSAREWAEKIASVVQAEAEE; this is encoded by the coding sequence ATGGCTCGTAAATTTTTCGGCACCGATGGTGTGCGTGGTTTAGTCGGTGAATATCCAATTACACCCGAGTTTGCAATGAAGCTTGGTTTTGCCGCAGGTAAAGTGTTAGCTGCTAGCAAATTACGCAAGAATGGCGAGCATGCCGCTGTATTGATCGGTAAAGATACCCGCGTGTCAGGGTATATGTTGGAAGCTGCATTGCAGGCAGGCTTTAATGCGGCCGGCGTTGATGTGTATTTAACAGGCCCGTTGCCAACGCCTGGGATTGCATATTTAACTCGAGCGCTGAGATTATCAGCTGGTGTCGTGATCTCTGCATCGCATAATCCTTATCACGATAATGGCATTAAATTCTTTGGTGCCAGCGGTCAAAAATTGCCAGATGACATCGAGATTGCGATCGAAGCAGCAATTGAAGAAGTACAGCCTTGTGTTCAGTCGAAACAGATAGGCAAATCAAAACGAATTGACGATGCAGCTGGCCGCTACATTGAATTTTGTAAGTCGACCTTTCCGAGTGAGCTTGATTTACGTGGTTTGAAACTCGTGGTGGACTGCGCTCATGGTGCGACATATCACATCGCGCCACACGTATTTCATGAATTAGGCGCTGAAGTTGTTAGTATTGGCGTCAATCCAAACGGATTTAATATCAACGAAGAAGTCGGTGCTACACATCCTGAGACTTTGCGCCTAAAAGTGCTTTCCGAAGGTGCGAATTTTGGTATTGCCTTGGATGGTGACGGTGACCGACTGATTATGGTCGACCGCGACGGTACGATCGTCGATGGTGATCAATTGCTGTATGTCTTGGCGAGTCATCGTCAACAAAAAGGCAATCTAGGTGCCGGTGTAGTCGGTACTTTAATGACCAATTTGGGCGTTGAAAATGCTTTAAAAGCCAAAGGTATCGGATTTGTTCGTGCCAAAGTCGGTGATCGTTATGTGATGGAACAACTTCGTGCCCATGAATGGCTGGTCGGTGGTGAAGGCTCCGGTCATTTACTGTGCTTGGATAAGCATTCAACTGGCGATGGCATTATCTCAGCTTTACAAGTGCTGCAGGCCTTGCAAGAAAGTGACCAAACCTTGGCTGGTTTTTGCAAAGATTTAACTTTGTCTAAGCAAGTGCTAAAGAATGTGCGCATTGCTAAAGGTTTTGACTGTCATGCTTCAGAAAAAATCTCTGCTGTTGTGAAGCAAGCTGAAGTAGAAATGGGTATTGAAGGGCGTGTTTTGCTCAGGCCTTCAGGCACCGAACCCGTTGTTCGCGTGATGGTTGAGCATACTGATCCAACTTCAGCACGTGAATGGGCCGAAAAAATTGCTTCAGTCGTACAGGCTGAAGCAGAAGAATAA
- the ftsH gene encoding ATP-dependent zinc metalloprotease FtsH: MNNLGKNIAIWLIVGLVLMTVFNQFAQRQDGASQLPYSQFMVDVEQGKIASAEIQGNPLRGQLIRGKKTDGSSYSSLAPFDFRLVDTLIKHNVKFAAKAEEEQGFLTSLLVNWGPMLLLIGVWIFFMNKMQGGGKGGAFSFGKSKAKMLDENNNSVTFADVAGCDEAKAEVSEIVDYLRDPSKYQSLGGRMPCGILLVGSPGTGKTLLAKAIAGEAKVPFFSISGSDFVEMFVGVGAARVRDMFENAKKNAPCIIFIDEIDAVGRQRGAGMGGGNDEREQTLNQMLVEMDGFEGNSGIIVIAATNRPDVLDPALLRPGRFDRQVTVALPDIRGREQILAVHMRKVPIANDVDASIIARGTPGMSGADLANLVNEAALFAARRNKRLVDMDDFESAKDKIYMGPERRSMVMTEDDRRATAYHESGHAVVAEMLPGTDPVHKVTIMPRGRALGLTWQLPERDSFSLYKDQMLNRLAILFGGRVAEDLFIHRISTGASNDFERATGMARDMVTRYGMTEKLGPMVYGDNEGEVFLGRSVTTHKNMSEATMMQVDAEIRRIIDEQYAVAEKILEENRDKVEAMTAALMEWETIDREQVLDIMAGREPRPPKGLPVTVAVPSIDVGNLPSGGAEASTTPATEV; this comes from the coding sequence TTGAATAATCTCGGCAAGAATATCGCCATTTGGCTGATCGTTGGCTTAGTGCTGATGACCGTCTTTAATCAGTTTGCACAGCGCCAAGATGGCGCAAGCCAATTGCCCTACTCACAATTTATGGTGGATGTAGAGCAAGGTAAAATTGCGAGTGCTGAAATCCAAGGTAATCCATTGCGTGGGCAGCTTATCCGTGGCAAAAAAACGGATGGCAGTAGCTATTCCAGCCTAGCGCCTTTTGATTTCCGCTTGGTTGATACGTTGATTAAGCACAATGTGAAATTTGCAGCGAAGGCCGAAGAAGAACAAGGCTTTTTAACCAGCTTGCTTGTTAACTGGGGACCGATGTTATTGTTGATCGGTGTTTGGATTTTCTTCATGAACAAGATGCAAGGTGGTGGCAAAGGTGGTGCCTTTAGCTTTGGTAAATCAAAAGCCAAAATGCTTGATGAAAATAATAACTCAGTGACGTTTGCCGATGTGGCGGGTTGTGATGAAGCCAAAGCCGAAGTTTCAGAGATTGTTGATTACTTGCGTGATCCAAGCAAGTATCAAAGTCTTGGTGGCCGTATGCCGTGCGGTATCTTGCTGGTTGGTTCACCTGGTACGGGTAAAACCTTGTTGGCCAAAGCCATCGCAGGTGAAGCTAAAGTGCCATTTTTCTCGATTTCGGGCTCTGATTTCGTAGAGATGTTTGTTGGTGTTGGTGCTGCTCGTGTTCGTGACATGTTTGAAAATGCCAAGAAAAACGCGCCGTGTATCATCTTTATCGATGAGATCGATGCAGTCGGTCGTCAGCGTGGCGCAGGCATGGGCGGCGGTAATGACGAGCGTGAGCAAACGTTGAATCAAATGCTCGTTGAGATGGACGGTTTTGAAGGTAACTCAGGGATTATTGTCATTGCGGCAACGAATCGCCCTGATGTACTTGACCCCGCTTTATTGCGTCCAGGTCGATTTGATCGACAAGTTACTGTTGCATTGCCAGATATTCGTGGTCGTGAGCAGATTTTGGCTGTGCATATGCGCAAAGTACCGATTGCAAATGATGTTGATGCGTCGATTATTGCACGTGGTACACCTGGTATGTCTGGTGCTGATTTGGCCAACTTAGTCAACGAAGCAGCCTTGTTTGCTGCACGTCGTAATAAGCGTTTAGTCGATATGGATGATTTTGAGTCGGCTAAAGATAAGATTTATATGGGCCCAGAGCGTCGCAGCATGGTGATGACTGAAGATGACCGCCGGGCAACGGCGTATCACGAATCTGGTCATGCCGTGGTCGCAGAAATGTTGCCAGGTACCGATCCAGTGCATAAAGTAACAATCATGCCGCGTGGTCGTGCCTTAGGTTTGACTTGGCAACTGCCTGAGCGTGATAGTTTTTCTTTGTATAAAGATCAAATGCTAAATCGCCTTGCTATTTTGTTCGGTGGGCGTGTTGCAGAAGATTTGTTTATTCATCGTATTTCGACTGGTGCTTCAAACGACTTTGAGCGTGCAACCGGCATGGCGCGCGATATGGTGACGCGTTATGGTATGACCGAAAAATTAGGTCCTATGGTTTATGGCGATAATGAGGGTGAGGTATTTCTTGGTCGCTCGGTGACGACGCACAAAAATATGTCTGAAGCAACGATGATGCAGGTCGATGCTGAGATTCGTCGAATTATCGATGAGCAATACGCGGTAGCTGAGAAAATCTTGGAAGAAAATCGCGATAAAGTAGAAGCGATGACTGCGGCATTGATGGAGTGGGAAACGATTGATCGTGAGCAAGTGCTCGACATCATGGCCGGCCGTGAACCACGTCCACCTAAAGGTCTGCCAGTTACTGTTGCCGTGCCGTCAATTGATGTTGGTAACCTACCATCTGGCGGTGCTGAGGCTTCAACTACCCCGGCCACAGAAGTCTAA
- the yhbY gene encoding ribosome assembly RNA-binding protein YhbY, giving the protein MLQLSADQCRHLRSLAHHLNPVVMIGSNGLTESVMREIAINLDAHELIKIRVLGDDREARVQYMEQICVELEACPVQHLGKLLLIFRPSNTDKPKILLPKQKKVAK; this is encoded by the coding sequence ATGTTACAACTTAGCGCAGATCAATGCCGCCACTTGCGCAGCTTAGCGCACCATCTTAATCCGGTCGTGATGATTGGCAGTAATGGCCTAACTGAATCAGTGATGCGCGAAATTGCAATCAATTTAGATGCACATGAATTAATTAAGATTCGTGTACTTGGCGATGATCGCGAAGCACGTGTTCAATATATGGAACAAATCTGTGTTGAATTAGAAGCTTGCCCAGTGCAGCATCTTGGTAAATTACTGCTTATTTTCCGTCCAAGCAATACAGACAAACCGAAGATTTTGCTACCGAAACAAAAGAAAGTAGCAAAATAA
- a CDS encoding DUF4149 domain-containing protein — translation MAPFIYIMGNGLKNVLTTLWIGGMWIVGVIVTPALFASLDKAVAGMVAGKLFHAIGWIGIVAGIFLAIWWIWKDGLRAFQGLRLWLILGMLLCTLVNQFAIFPMIAELKPVVSNAAEGMFGGGLAQWHTISSLIYLLQSVMGLAYVWKSDY, via the coding sequence ATGGCTCCATTCATATACATCATGGGTAATGGTCTAAAAAATGTGCTCACCACGCTCTGGATTGGTGGAATGTGGATTGTTGGTGTCATCGTTACACCTGCGCTATTTGCTAGTTTAGATAAAGCTGTCGCCGGCATGGTGGCAGGTAAGTTATTTCATGCTATCGGTTGGATTGGTATTGTCGCGGGTATTTTTTTGGCGATCTGGTGGATTTGGAAAGACGGCTTGCGCGCATTTCAAGGGCTACGCTTATGGTTGATTCTTGGCATGTTATTGTGTACGTTGGTGAATCAGTTTGCGATCTTTCCCATGATTGCCGAATTAAAACCCGTGGTGAGTAATGCGGCAGAAGGGATGTTTGGTGGTGGTTTAGCCCAGTGGCACACCATTTCGAGCTTGATCTACTTGCTGCAGAGTGTGATGGGTCTAGCCTATGTTTGGAAAAGCGATTATTAA
- the folP gene encoding dihydropteroate synthase, whose protein sequence is MGIVNVTPDSFSDGGQHDTLVHAVAHAEKLLKEGADILDIGGESTRPGAAAVPVEEEIRRVIPVIQALSSLNVPLSIDTRKPEVMRAAIDAGVDLVNDISALEGLGAIDLLAKSAVGICLMHKQGDPQTMQVAPSYQNVVEEVTHYLSKRIELAQASAISANRIVADPGFGFGKSLEHNIALFQSIDKMGTLLGVPLLIGVSRKKMLGEITGQELRERMLGSVIAAVLAVQKGASIVRVHDVRETVDALKLWKVLK, encoded by the coding sequence ATGGGGATTGTGAATGTAACGCCAGATTCGTTCTCTGATGGTGGGCAGCACGATACTTTAGTGCATGCCGTTGCACATGCTGAAAAATTACTCAAAGAGGGCGCTGATATATTGGATATTGGTGGTGAATCAACTAGACCAGGTGCCGCCGCGGTGCCTGTAGAAGAGGAGATTCGCCGTGTTATTCCTGTTATTCAAGCGCTATCAAGTTTGAATGTGCCACTATCGATTGATACTCGTAAACCTGAAGTAATGAGGGCCGCGATTGATGCTGGTGTTGATTTGGTTAACGATATTTCGGCGTTAGAAGGTTTAGGGGCGATAGATTTGCTGGCTAAAAGTGCGGTTGGTATTTGTTTGATGCACAAGCAGGGTGATCCACAAACGATGCAAGTCGCACCAAGTTATCAGAATGTTGTGGAGGAGGTAACTCATTACTTGTCTAAGCGGATTGAATTGGCGCAGGCGTCAGCAATCTCAGCAAACCGCATAGTAGCTGATCCTGGTTTTGGTTTTGGTAAAAGTTTAGAACACAATATTGCCTTGTTTCAATCCATAGACAAAATGGGCACTCTATTAGGAGTGCCATTGCTGATTGGAGTTTCGAGAAAAAAAATGTTGGGCGAAATCACTGGGCAGGAATTGCGTGAAAGAATGCTAGGTAGTGTCATTGCTGCGGTACTGGCAGTTCAAAAAGGGGCTTCCATTGTGCGAGTTCATGATGTCAGGGAAACGGTTGATGCATTAAAGTTGTGGAAAGTATTAAAATAG
- the greA gene encoding transcription elongation factor GreA, with protein MIKVPLTVVGAEKLKTELAHLKSVERPTVIAAIAEARSHGDLSENAEYDAAKEKQGFVEGRIAELESKLSNGQIIDPKELAETAEGRVVFGATILLQDLETEAEVTYQIVGDDEADIKAGKISVSSPIARALIGKYAEDVAEVMAPGGIREYEILEVQYL; from the coding sequence ATGATTAAAGTCCCACTGACGGTGGTTGGCGCTGAAAAACTCAAAACAGAGTTAGCCCATCTAAAAAGCGTAGAGCGCCCTACAGTCATTGCGGCGATTGCCGAAGCACGCTCGCATGGTGATCTCTCTGAAAATGCTGAATACGATGCAGCGAAAGAGAAGCAAGGCTTTGTTGAAGGTCGTATTGCTGAGTTGGAAAGTAAATTGTCGAATGGGCAAATTATTGATCCAAAAGAATTGGCGGAAACCGCAGAAGGCCGCGTGGTATTTGGTGCCACCATCTTGCTGCAAGATTTAGAAACTGAAGCCGAAGTGACGTATCAAATCGTTGGCGATGATGAAGCCGATATTAAAGCTGGCAAAATTTCAGTATCAAGCCCGATTGCACGTGCTTTAATTGGCAAGTATGCCGAAGATGTGGCTGAAGTAATGGCACCTGGCGGTATTCGCGAATATGAAATTTTAGAAGTTCAATATCTATAA
- the carB gene encoding carbamoyl-phosphate synthase large subunit codes for MPKRTDLKSILIIGAGPIVIGQACEFDYSGAQACKALREEGYKVILVNSNPATIMTDPNMADVTYIEPITWQVVEKIIEKERPDAILPTMGGQTALNCALDLWHHGVLDKYKVELIGATPEAIDKAEDRQKFKVAMDKIGLGSARSGIAHSLEESLAVQAQVGFPTIIRPSFTMGGSGGGIAYNMQEFIEICTRGLDLSPTKELLIEESLLGWKEYEMEVVRDKNDNCIIICSIENLDPMGVHTGDSITVAPAQTLTDKEYQIMRNASIAVLREIGVDTGGSNVQFSVNPADGRLIVIEMNPRVSRSSALASKATGFPIAKVAAKLAVGYTLDELKNEITGGKTPASFEPSIDYVVTKIPRFAFEKFPQANDRLTTQMKSVGEVMAIGRTQQESLQKALRGLETGMSGFDEVCTDRTKIESEIATPGPERLWYVADAFRVGLTLDEVHNISKIDPWFLVQIQDILNDEAALRGRAVESVTKLEFRKLKRKGFSDRRLGTLLGCDQNAVRKARHAFGVRPVYKRVDTCAAEFASDTAYMYSTYEEECEAAPTDKKKVMILGGGPNRIGQGIEFDYCCVHAALALRDDGYETIMVNCNPETVSTDYDTSDRLYFEPLTLEDVLEIVAVEKPFGVIVQYGGQTPLKLARALEANGVPIVGTSPDMIDAAEDRERFQKLLQDLQLRQPPNATARNEQDALHLARELGYPLVVRPSYVLGGRAMEIVHSDKDLERYMREAVKVSNDSPVLLDRFLNDAIEVDVDAISDGTDVIIGGIMEHIEQAGVHSGDSACSLPPYSLSKELQDELRRQTVLMAKGLNVIGLMNVQFAIQGKGADAKVYVLEVNPRASRTVPYVSKATSVPLAMVAARCMVGQSLVSQGVTTEVIPPYYSVKEAVFPFAKFPGVDSILGPEMKSTGEVMGVGTTFAEAFVKSQLAAGVVLPTQGSVFISVREGDKAAAIECATIMAGLGFKVLATKGTAAAIEAAGVAVTAVNKVTEGRPHIVDMIVNGQVGMIFNTVDERRQAIQDSYSIRHEALKAKLPVFTTIAGAKAACVGIRDMKELNVYSLQDLHLQLNN; via the coding sequence ATGCCAAAACGTACCGACCTTAAAAGCATATTGATTATTGGCGCAGGCCCGATTGTGATCGGCCAAGCGTGTGAATTTGACTACTCTGGCGCGCAAGCTTGTAAAGCGCTGCGCGAAGAGGGTTACAAAGTTATTTTGGTTAACAGCAATCCTGCGACCATCATGACCGACCCGAATATGGCCGATGTGACTTACATTGAGCCGATTACGTGGCAAGTTGTGGAAAAAATTATCGAGAAAGAGCGCCCAGACGCGATCTTGCCGACCATGGGTGGCCAAACAGCGCTGAACTGTGCGCTCGATTTGTGGCACCACGGCGTGCTCGACAAATACAAAGTTGAATTGATTGGCGCAACACCAGAAGCCATCGACAAAGCCGAAGATCGTCAAAAATTTAAAGTGGCGATGGATAAAATTGGTTTGGGTTCAGCGCGCTCAGGCATTGCACATAGCCTTGAAGAGTCATTGGCCGTACAGGCGCAAGTCGGCTTCCCGACGATTATTCGTCCATCGTTCACGATGGGTGGTTCGGGCGGTGGTATTGCCTACAATATGCAAGAATTCATCGAGATCTGCACACGCGGTCTTGACCTCTCGCCAACGAAAGAATTGCTGATTGAAGAATCGTTGTTGGGTTGGAAAGAGTATGAGATGGAAGTGGTTCGTGATAAGAACGACAACTGCATCATCATCTGCTCGATTGAAAACTTAGATCCAATGGGTGTGCATACCGGTGACTCGATCACGGTTGCGCCAGCGCAAACGCTGACTGACAAAGAATACCAAATCATGCGTAATGCATCGATTGCTGTTCTGCGTGAAATCGGTGTGGATACCGGTGGCTCGAACGTGCAATTCTCGGTGAACCCTGCCGATGGCCGTTTGATTGTCATCGAAATGAACCCACGTGTATCACGCTCTTCAGCGTTGGCGTCAAAAGCAACGGGTTTCCCGATTGCTAAAGTGGCGGCAAAATTGGCGGTAGGTTACACGCTCGATGAGCTCAAAAATGAAATCACTGGCGGCAAAACGCCAGCATCTTTCGAGCCATCGATCGATTACGTGGTAACGAAGATTCCTCGTTTTGCGTTTGAAAAATTCCCGCAAGCGAATGACCGCCTGACGACGCAAATGAAGTCAGTGGGTGAAGTGATGGCCATCGGCCGCACTCAGCAAGAATCATTGCAAAAAGCCTTGCGTGGTCTAGAAACTGGCATGTCTGGCTTTGATGAAGTTTGTACCGATCGCACCAAGATCGAATCAGAAATCGCAACGCCAGGTCCAGAGCGTCTGTGGTATGTCGCGGATGCTTTCCGTGTTGGCTTGACCTTGGATGAAGTTCACAATATTTCGAAGATCGATCCATGGTTCTTGGTGCAAATTCAAGACATCTTGAACGATGAAGCCGCTTTGCGTGGCCGTGCAGTAGAAAGCGTGACTAAGCTTGAATTCCGTAAACTGAAACGCAAAGGTTTCTCGGATCGTCGTTTAGGTACTTTGCTTGGTTGCGATCAAAATGCAGTGCGTAAGGCGCGTCATGCATTTGGTGTTCGTCCGGTGTATAAACGCGTAGACACCTGCGCCGCTGAGTTTGCGAGCGATACTGCTTATATGTATTCGACTTACGAAGAAGAATGCGAAGCAGCGCCAACGGATAAAAAGAAAGTGATGATCTTGGGCGGTGGCCCGAATCGCATTGGTCAGGGTATCGAATTTGACTACTGCTGCGTGCATGCGGCTTTGGCTTTGCGTGACGATGGTTACGAAACCATCATGGTCAACTGCAATCCAGAGACAGTCTCTACTGACTACGATACTTCCGATCGCTTGTACTTCGAGCCTTTGACCTTAGAAGACGTATTGGAAATCGTTGCGGTTGAAAAACCATTCGGCGTGATCGTTCAATATGGTGGTCAAACGCCATTGAAATTGGCGCGTGCGCTTGAAGCCAACGGTGTGCCAATTGTTGGTACTTCGCCAGATATGATTGACGCAGCCGAAGATCGCGAGCGTTTCCAAAAATTATTGCAAGATTTGCAATTGCGTCAACCGCCAAACGCCACAGCGCGTAATGAGCAAGATGCATTGCATTTGGCGCGTGAATTGGGTTACCCACTCGTGGTTCGTCCATCGTATGTATTGGGTGGCCGCGCGATGGAAATCGTTCATTCAGACAAAGACCTCGAACGCTATATGCGCGAAGCAGTGAAAGTGTCGAATGATTCTCCAGTATTGCTGGATCGCTTCTTGAACGACGCGATTGAAGTTGATGTGGATGCGATTTCTGATGGTACTGATGTAATTATCGGCGGCATCATGGAGCATATCGAACAAGCGGGTGTTCACTCAGGTGACTCAGCATGTTCATTGCCACCGTATTCATTGAGCAAAGAATTGCAAGACGAATTACGTCGCCAAACGGTGTTGATGGCTAAAGGCTTGAACGTGATTGGCTTGATGAATGTTCAGTTTGCGATTCAAGGTAAAGGCGCTGACGCGAAGGTTTATGTGTTGGAAGTGAACCCTCGTGCTTCACGTACTGTGCCGTATGTGTCAAAAGCAACGAGTGTGCCGCTAGCAATGGTAGCTGCGCGTTGTATGGTCGGTCAGTCATTGGTATCGCAAGGCGTTACTACGGAAGTGATTCCACCGTACTACTCAGTGAAAGAGGCGGTTTTCCCATTCGCTAAATTCCCTGGCGTTGATTCAATTCTCGGCCCTGAAATGAAATCAACCGGTGAAGTGATGGGGGTGGGTACGACTTTTGCCGAAGCCTTTGTTAAATCACAATTGGCTGCAGGCGTGGTATTGCCAACGCAAGGTAGTGTGTTTATCTCTGTGCGTGAAGGCGACAAAGCCGCTGCGATCGAGTGTGCGACTATCATGGCAGGCCTTGGTTTCAAAGTCTTGGCAACCAAAGGCACTGCAGCAGCGATTGAAGCTGCGGGTGTTGCCGTGACTGCAGTGAATAAAGTGACCGAAGGTCGTCCACACATCGTAGATATGATTGTGAATGGTCAAGTTGGCATGATTTTCAACACGGTGGATGAGCGTCGCCAAGCAATTCAAGACAGCTACTCAATTCGTCATGAAGCATTGAAAGCTAAATTGCCAGTATTTACGACCATCGCAGGTGCGAAAGCGGCTTGTGTAGGTATTCGTGACATGAAAGAGTTGAACGTTTACAGTTTGCAGGACTTGCATTTACAGTTGAATAACTGA
- a CDS encoding methyl-accepting chemotaxis protein: MKISTQLKLVSAITVGALFVAVMICSWKLSILNQNFNANQQMQTSLNQLAQMKSTMLSVSRLDVMSPDINQSLQEGEAQVADAQKQLSQVLTAEQSNVLTQSLEQKWQRYLSQFRNAVQIAETSPEDAISIPEQLFRNDLTPAIAQISELSKAISLDANKAKEIIEKDIKQLIWGVIIPIIFAGLIIVFSQLGFAKRLQKSLNTMSAVANQLRDGQISMRMPESKDELGHLGVAINQFLQQLHRVLTQTSHAAIESRADAQRITELSSAVSQNTESQSQQLSEIGQGSDTLSAAIAYVGQLASQAAATAQSSLHATIDADQAGQTTLRNLASFSSHFQQVETEMQTLSLSFSDIVAVSSTIKDIADQTNLLALNAAIEAARAGESGRGFAVVADEVRKLAQHTTDSTKKIQEILQKTQNNTKVTTKAIQAAAIHLRDFSEHGQTVSRSLTQIRIESEEVAEKMASIAAAVDQQTASAQSIAEQVSRISQGLNRTNSDSKAMKHEMDGLTIVANDLEKSMSTFRFN; encoded by the coding sequence ATGAAAATCTCCACACAGCTCAAACTCGTCAGCGCCATCACTGTCGGCGCCCTCTTCGTTGCCGTTATGATCTGCAGTTGGAAATTAAGTATTTTGAATCAAAACTTCAATGCCAATCAGCAAATGCAAACCAGCCTCAATCAGTTAGCACAAATGAAATCAACGATGCTTTCAGTATCTAGATTAGACGTGATGTCACCCGATATTAATCAAAGCCTACAAGAAGGCGAGGCCCAAGTGGCCGATGCGCAAAAACAACTCAGCCAAGTGCTGACTGCTGAGCAATCGAATGTTCTCACACAGTCCTTAGAACAAAAATGGCAACGCTATTTGAGCCAGTTTCGCAATGCTGTACAAATCGCAGAAACGAGCCCAGAGGATGCAATTTCCATTCCCGAGCAGCTGTTTCGTAATGATTTGACACCTGCAATCGCACAGATTTCTGAGCTATCAAAAGCGATTTCGCTTGATGCCAATAAAGCCAAAGAGATTATCGAAAAAGACATCAAACAACTGATTTGGGGGGTGATTATCCCTATCATTTTTGCCGGCCTAATTATTGTATTTTCACAATTGGGTTTTGCAAAACGACTACAAAAATCATTAAACACGATGAGTGCAGTGGCCAATCAACTCCGTGACGGGCAAATCTCTATGCGGATGCCGGAAAGTAAAGATGAACTCGGCCATTTAGGTGTGGCTATCAATCAGTTTTTGCAACAACTACACCGCGTCCTTACTCAAACTAGTCATGCCGCGATTGAAAGCCGTGCTGACGCACAAAGAATTACGGAGTTAAGTAGCGCAGTTAGCCAGAATACCGAGTCGCAATCACAGCAATTAAGTGAAATCGGCCAAGGTAGTGATACTCTCAGCGCTGCCATTGCATATGTTGGCCAACTCGCCTCTCAGGCTGCGGCGACAGCACAGTCATCGCTGCACGCCACAATCGATGCAGATCAAGCTGGACAAACAACACTCAGAAATCTAGCCTCATTTTCAAGCCACTTCCAACAAGTCGAAACAGAAATGCAAACACTGTCGCTCTCATTTAGCGATATCGTTGCGGTCAGCAGCACAATTAAAGACATCGCCGATCAAACCAACCTACTAGCCTTAAATGCCGCGATTGAAGCTGCCCGGGCAGGTGAATCTGGGCGAGGCTTTGCAGTTGTCGCTGATGAAGTTAGAAAATTAGCGCAACACACGACCGATTCAACAAAAAAAATTCAAGAGATTTTACAAAAAACCCAAAACAACACCAAGGTCACAACAAAAGCGATACAAGCTGCCGCCATTCACTTACGTGACTTTAGTGAACACGGGCAAACCGTTTCTCGATCTTTAACCCAAATTAGAATTGAAAGTGAAGAAGTCGCAGAAAAGATGGCATCGATTGCAGCAGCTGTGGATCAGCAAACTGCCTCAGCTCAATCCATCGCAGAGCAAGTCAGCCGAATTAGTCAGGGTTTGAATAGAACAAACTCAGATAGCAAAGCGATGAAACATGAAATGGATGGCTTGACGATAGTGGCAAATGATCTTGAGAAATCAATGTCAACGTTTCGATTTAATTAG